A part of Diachasmimorpha longicaudata isolate KC_UGA_2023 chromosome 11, iyDiaLong2, whole genome shotgun sequence genomic DNA contains:
- the LOC135167492 gene encoding ninjurin-2 isoform X3 produces MSDKVEKPEPFGRGHNKGEDDKKFQDLKPSQFDKCVRAALNRWIFSRDCLKDETFRNPLPGPQFVPGVSSPESGGTEESHGVKSLDANRYATKKTIAQGMLDIALLTANASQLKYILQVGKQHEFYTLMLTLICMSIGLQILQGMIFILLGSSLNINKQRDQHKANLWNNFALSLLVFTVTINVVISVFEMREE; encoded by the exons ATGTCTGATAAAGTGGAGAAGCCTGAGCCCTTCGGAAGGGGTCACAACAAGGGCGAGGATGACAAGAAATTTCAAGACCTCAAGCCCTCGCAGTTCGATAAATGCGTACGCGCGGCTCTGAACAGGTGGATCTTCTCCAGGGACTGCCTCAAGGACGAGACATTTCGGAACCCCTTACCTGGACCGCAGTTTGTCCCAGGAGTTTCAAGCCCTGAGTCTGGAGGGACGGAAGAATCACATGGA GTGAAATCTCTGGATGCCAACAGATATGCCACGAAGAAGACTATTGCCCAGGGGATGCTGGATATCGCACTGCTGACGGCTAATGCGTCACAGCTGAAGTACATCCTGCAG GTGGGAAAACAGCATGAATTTTACACCCTGATGTTGACCCTCATATGCATGTCAATAGGACTCCAG ATCCTCCAAGGTATGATTTTTATACTCCTGGGCTCAAGTCTCAACATAAACAAACAGCGGGACCAACACAAGGCAAATCTGTGGAATAACTTTGCCCTTTCATTATTGGTCTTCACAGTTACCATAAATGTCGTGATATCAGTATTCGAAATGCGCGAAGAGTAA
- the LOC135167492 gene encoding ninjurin-2 isoform X4 produces MSTAAATVGPIVGENGNLNSVKSLDANRYATKKTIAQGMLDIALLTANASQLKYILQVGKQHEFYTLMLTLICMSIGLQAIIGLLFIAVGGLDINRKRDQWAANIINDVILIGVFIISLANIAISGFGMEFSNKPREVLTGANYAVRRGIAVPSE; encoded by the exons ATGTCCACTGCGGCCGCCACTGTGGGGCCGATAGTTGGGGAGAATGGAAATCTCAATTCG GTGAAATCTCTGGATGCCAACAGATATGCCACGAAGAAGACTATTGCCCAGGGGATGCTGGATATCGCACTGCTGACGGCTAATGCGTCACAGCTGAAGTACATCCTGCAG GTGGGAAAACAGCATGAATTTTACACCCTGATGTTGACCCTCATATGCATGTCAATAGGACTCCAG GCAATCATCGGTTTACTCTTCATTGCTGTCGGAGGATTAGACATCAATCGAAAGAGGGACCAGTGGGCTGCTAACATCATTAACGACGTTATATTAATCGGGGTTTTTATCATCAGTCTAGCGAATATTGCTATATCGGGTTTCGGAATGGAATTCAGTAATAAACCGAGGGAGGTGCTCACCGGGGCTAATTACGCTGTGAGGAGAGGCATTGCGGTGCCATCGGAGTAG
- the LOC135167493 gene encoding ninjurin-A-like, producing the protein MAKDAGLPPEITEKPIVKDLSPVTGTSQGDEVELGVVEVKSEETALEIDTTDQARRAARQESTYSAKKTVAQGMMDVALITANANQLRYLVEFQRESPTFWFIVCLIAISLSLQVAVGVSLIFKGRFDIKGKSRSPQALRINNYVVVGVFLITIINVFVAAFSITSPPVVPGAAPNNVNPPT; encoded by the exons ATGGCTAAAGACGCTGGACTCCCCCCGGAAATAACAGAAAAACCGATTGTGAAGGACTTGAGTCCCGTGACTGGAACTAGCCAAGGGGATGAGGTCGAGCTTGGGGTTGTGGAGGTCAAATCAGAAGAAACTGCTCTCGAAATTGACACGACGGATCAGGCGCGTCGGGCCGCCCGACAGGAGTCCACATACTCGGCGAAGAAGACTGTGGCCCAGGGGATGATGGACGTCGCCCTGATCACAGCTAACGCAAATCAGTTGCGGTACCTCGTGGAGTTCCAGAGGGAGAGCCCGACCTTCTGGTTTATTGTTTGCCTCATCGCCATCAGTCTCTCCCTCCAG gTGGCAGTGGGTGTCAGTCTCATCTTCAAGGGGCGCTTCGATATCAAGGGAAAATCGAGGTCACCTCAAGCATTGAGAATTAATAACTACGTTGTTGTTGGGGTCTTCCttataacaataataaatgtCTTCGTCGCGGCGTTTAGCATCACGAGTCCACCTGTTGTTCCGGGCGCCGCTCCGAATAACGTAAATCCTCCCACATAG
- the LOC135167467 gene encoding inner nuclear membrane protein Man1-like gives MSVDSLTDSELRTKLAEYGYPVGPVTQTTRKILVKKLKNLIDSRGGSGARHSLAARYSSDDTDDDNSATANKKKKTATTNRRQTMANPMPPPASAPPPVVTSVSRSPSKRRAGSRNSESKESSDYEDTTVNSTSRSTKSVQKKKSYKLSTVNDGLETGSDSDITEEPEKRVPTKFGTDITKSFDSRKDRSSADVETTGGTYESRTRSSNLLREDKYTVPPFKPNISPIAPIKDDLPYKKDSGSVNDILANYESPFLSAFTRRLSSQTNSSIPSRSNFKSSMLRHTTQLRPESKETDTNGHFSNLRSSYTTTNSRYVSSSNDRSRDVVNRSYQAPVTKQEEGRNNQNMVSMVLVIVLALFFGVLAIVYLGLGGKTEVVPSLPMDSEVPLCSHSDHDKPGVNCLFHEDVETVMQLLKRLRPTLMKRAIAAACEDTSEAPYITDSEVINMLKSDKVKEFEITGDLHNAQLLIYENPKWGISLVEVDEGTDISEHILDSMEKVFQTRLEGKVGMIMLNPELPVKCLIKQKVFTVLSSLFISAIGVATVLGLHKAVQWYLKYKKSAEREVFHLVSEIINMVEMHHQTAATTSPGGTQESYLAINHVRDNLIPPKDRRKMAGAWEKAVRFLDENESRIRREVQQVAGEEFHVWRWLPKLNTSAAPSPAGGKKNKVWQGQAFETIEGSVNSPAFSPTPCLKIRHMFDPDVEFEEDWEVKVQDAILEKCGEGVKILHIRVDRGSREGCVYMKCLTHDDAGKAYRALHGCWFDGHLVTVKYLRLERYHERFPDAVRCTQPLKPSNNQRLSMQANSWQTQSPLEAN, from the exons ATGTCGGTTGATTCGCTTACCGACTCGGAGCTTCGTACGAAACTCGCCGAGTACGGTTATCCCGTTGGACCGGTGACCCAGACCACCAGGAAGATACTCGTCAAGAAGCTGAAAAACCTCATTGATTCGCGTGGTGGTTCTGGCGCTCGTCATTCATTAGCAGCAAG ATACAGCAGTGATGACACTGATGATGACAATTCGGCAACGgcgaataaaaagaaaaaaacagcgACTACTAATCGACGACAGACGATGGCAAATCCAATGCCTCCACCAGCATCAGCACCACCTCCTGTGGTGACCAGTGTCTCGAGGAGTCCCTCAAAACGTCGAGCTGGTTCGAGAAATTCAGAGTCCAAGGAGTCATCGGATTACGAGGATACAACAGTGAATTCAACGAGCCGTTCCACTAAGAGTGTCCAGAAGAAAAAATCCTACAAACTGTCGACCGTCAATGATGGCTTGGAGACGGGATCAGATTCAGATATCACTGAAGAGCCAGAGAAACGTGTTCCCACTAAATTTGGAACAGACATCACCAAATCCTTCGATTCACGTAAGGATCGAAGCTCAGCAGACGTCGAGACAACTGGCGGGACTTATGAGAGTAGAACCAGGAGCTCAAATCTTCTCAGAGAGGACAAGTACACAGTGCCACCTTTCAAGCCTAACATCTCGCCCATTGCACCGATTAAAGATGATCTCCCTTATAAAAAGGACAGTGGCAGTGTCAACGATATTCTGGCCAATTATGAGAGTCCTTTCCTCTCGGCATTCACGAGGAGGCTCAGCTCTCAGACCAACAGCAGCATACCTTCTCGATCTAATTTTAAGA GTTCAATGTTACGTCATACAACTCAATTACGCCCAGAAAGTAAAGAAACGGACACAAATGGACATTTCTCTAATCTCCGATCATCATACACCACAACAAACTCCAG ATACGTTTCTTCTTCGAATGACAGGTCACGAGACGTGGTGAATAGATCATACCAAGCGCCAGTAACAAAACAGGAAGAGGGTAGAAATAATCAGAACATGGTGTCAATGGTATTAGTCATAGTACTGGCTCTCTTCTTCGGTGTTTTGGCCATTGTTTATCTTGGCCTAGGTGGCAAAACTGAGGTCGTACCTTCTCTACCCATGG ACAGTGAAGTTCCCCTTTGTTCGCATTCTGATCACGATAAACCCGGTGTTAACTGCTTATTCCACGAAGATGTGGAGACTGTGATGCAATTATTGAAACGACTTAGGCCAACATTGATGAAGAGGGCTATTGCTGCAGCCTGTGAGGACACCAGTGAGGCACCTTACATTACTGACTCGGAGGTGATAAACATGTTGAAGAGTGATAAAGTC AAGGAGTTCGAAATCACTGGCGATCTCCACAATGCCCAGCTACTGATCTATGAAAACCCAAAGTGGGGCATTTCACTTGTTGAAGTCGATGAAGGAACTGACATATCCGAACATATTCTAGATTCAATG GAAAAAGTCTTTCAAACGCGTTTGGAGGGAAAAGTGGGGATGATAATGCTGAATCCAGAATTACCAGTTAAATGTTTAATTAAACAGAAGGTCTTCACAGTTCTGTCGAGCCTATTCATCAGTGCCATCG GAGTCGCAACTGTTTTGGGGCTCCACAAAGCTGTCCAGTGGTacttaaaatacaaaaaatcagCAGAGAGAGAGGTATTCCATTTGGTGAGTGAGATCATAAACATGGTAGAGATGCATCACCAGACAGCGGCAACAACGAGTCCAGGAGGCACTCAGGAGAGTTACCTAGCTATAAATCACGTGAGAGACAATCTGATACCACCTAAGGATCGCAGGAAGATGGCAGGAGCCTGGGAGAAGGCAGTGAGATTCCTCGACGAGAATGAATCAAGGATTCGGCGGGAGGTGCAACAGGTCGCTGGGGAGGAGTTCCATGTCTGGAGATGGCTGCCAAAGTTGAATACGTCTGCTGCACCGTCACCAGCTGGAGGCAAGAAAAACAAAGTTTGGCAGGGACAGGCGTTCGAGACTATTGAAGGCTCTGTCAACAGCCCAGCATTTTCACCTACCCCTTGCCTCAAGATTCGTCACATGTTCGATCCGGATGT GGAGTTCGAAGAGGACTGGGAGGTCAAAGTGCAGGATGCCATCCTGGAGAAATGTGGTGAGGGTgttaaaattcttcacatCAGAGTTGATCGTGGCAGTCGTGAGGGTTGTGTCTACATGAAGTGCCTCACCCATGATGATGCTGGCAAGGCATACAGAGCTCTTCATGGTTGTTGGTTTGATG GTCACTTAGTGACAGTTAAATACCTCCGGTTGGAGAGATACCATGAGCGTTTTCCCGACGCAGTACGATGTACTCAGCCCCTGAAACCGAGTAATAACCAGCGACTCTCGATGCAGGCGAATTCCTGGCAAACACAGAGCCCACTGGAAGCCAACTAA
- the LOC135167482 gene encoding uncharacterized protein LOC135167482 isoform X2, translating into MKGKRSKSLSPEPSSSRDAKIPKLSDSSETNGEPEVEPISIMEFSDDVLLNIMTYLTPQELMSLSLCCKRLHSVCRDRTLWRTVDFRSSPMQIKDLKKYVKFLQPLTRSIAINGRTREWDEGSLEELKNDLLSSICETCISLKELIIEEYAIISTEIRVVDFPSTLETFSLKGSKVCNLMTNKSYFFRMDTHMPNLTCLILTDCQWVTGHSLLVISKIPKLKELRLNSCKRLGECVAYASLATRFGFKALEILDLRCTAFGDSEIRCFSSTKTLTHIYLEYSPEFSEMHEIREQRPRPLPQRHYEDNHVVQYIAAPEDDFYTWNDPSRCRISDGSICALGSYICDRGVLDNSIRDVIRVEPDIRVLNNPDLKTLVVRNYPLVTNQSLVHLAANAMSLQYLDVTGTGVTPDAVATFKTQKPDVTIISSFG; encoded by the exons ATGAAGGGCAAGCGGAGCAAATCCCTGTCCCCAGAGCCATCGAGCAGTCGAGATGCGAAAATTCCAAAGCTCTCGGACTCCTCCGAGACGAATGGAGAACCGGAGGTCGAGCCGATCAGTATTATGGAGTTCTCCGACGATGTTTTGCTCAATATCATGACGTATCTCACTCCTCAGGAGCTAATGTCACTCAGTTT ATGCTGCAAAAGACTTCACAGTGTCTGTCGAGACCGAACCCTGTGGCGAACAGTTGACTTCCGGTCGAGCCCAATGCAAATAAAGGATCtgaaaaaatatgtgaaattCCTGCAGCCCCTGACGAGAAGTATAGCCATAAACGGAAGGACCCGAGAGTGGGATGAAGGCTCCCTGGAAGAGCTGAAGAACGACCTTCTCTCCTCCATCTGTGAGACCTGCATTAGCCTCAAGGAGCTCATAATCGAGGAGTATGCGATAATAAGCACTGAGATTCGTGTCGTCGATTTCCCCTCCACCCTCGAAACATTCTCCCTGAAGGGCAGCAAAGTCTGCAACCTGATGACGAACAAATCATATTTCTTCAGGATGGACACTCACATGCCCAATCTAACGTGCCTCATCCTCACCGACTGCCAGTGGGTAACTGGTCACTCTCTACTGGTTATTAGTAAAATTCCCAAATTAAAAGAGTTGAGGCTGAACTCGTGCAAACGATTGGGTGAGTGCGTGGCATATGCTAGTCTGGCGACGAGATTTGGATTCAAAGCGTTAGag ATTTTAGACTTGAGGTGTACTGCATTCGGTGACAGTGAGATCCGTTGTTTCAGCAGTACCAAGACTCTGACCCACATATACCTAGAATACTCCCCTGAATTCTCTGAAATGCATGAAATCAGGGAGCAGAGACCGCGTCCCCTTCCACAGAGGCATTACGAGGATAATCATGTGGTGCAATACATAGCGGCCCCTGAGGACGACTTCTACACGTGGAATGATCCGTCGCGTTGTCGAATCAGCGACGGATCGATTTGCGCCCTGGGAAGCTACATTTGTGATCGTGGAGTTCTGGACAACTCCATCAGAGACGTAATTCGGGTCGAGCCGGATATTCGAGTGCTGAATAATCCGGACTTGAAAACATTAGTTGTCAGGAACTATCCCCTCGTCACGAATCAAAGTCTGGTGCACTTGGCAGCGAACGCAATGAGCCTCCAATACCTCGACGTGACTGGCACGGGCGTAACCCCCGATGCTGTAGCCACATTTAAAACACAGAAACCTGACGTCACGATTATTTCGTCCTTCGGGTGA
- the LOC135167492 gene encoding ninjurin-2 isoform X1 — protein sequence MSDKVEKPEPFGRGHNKGEDDKKFQDLKPSQFDKCVRAALNRWIFSRDCLKDETFRNPLPGPQFVPGVSSPESGGTEESHGVKSLDANRYATKKTIAQGMLDIALLTANASQLKYILQVGKQHEFYTLMLTLICMSIGLQAIIGLLFIAVGGLDINRKRDQWAANIINDVILIGVFIISLANIAISGFGMEFSNKPREVLTGANYAVRRGIAVPSE from the exons ATGTCTGATAAAGTGGAGAAGCCTGAGCCCTTCGGAAGGGGTCACAACAAGGGCGAGGATGACAAGAAATTTCAAGACCTCAAGCCCTCGCAGTTCGATAAATGCGTACGCGCGGCTCTGAACAGGTGGATCTTCTCCAGGGACTGCCTCAAGGACGAGACATTTCGGAACCCCTTACCTGGACCGCAGTTTGTCCCAGGAGTTTCAAGCCCTGAGTCTGGAGGGACGGAAGAATCACATGGA GTGAAATCTCTGGATGCCAACAGATATGCCACGAAGAAGACTATTGCCCAGGGGATGCTGGATATCGCACTGCTGACGGCTAATGCGTCACAGCTGAAGTACATCCTGCAG GTGGGAAAACAGCATGAATTTTACACCCTGATGTTGACCCTCATATGCATGTCAATAGGACTCCAG GCAATCATCGGTTTACTCTTCATTGCTGTCGGAGGATTAGACATCAATCGAAAGAGGGACCAGTGGGCTGCTAACATCATTAACGACGTTATATTAATCGGGGTTTTTATCATCAGTCTAGCGAATATTGCTATATCGGGTTTCGGAATGGAATTCAGTAATAAACCGAGGGAGGTGCTCACCGGGGCTAATTACGCTGTGAGGAGAGGCATTGCGGTGCCATCGGAGTAG
- the LOC135167492 gene encoding ninjurin-1 isoform X2 — MSDKVEKPEPFGRGHNKGEDDKKFQDLKPSQFDKCVRAALNRWIFSRDCLKDETFRNPLPGPQFVPGVSSPESGGTEESHGVKSLDANRYATKKTIAQGMLDIALLTANASQLKYILQVGKQHEFYTLMLTLICMSIGLQILSGLLSLSLNLMLDRKLEDSRNGYAVEWIGRLRVALSFIVFLDNILIAAFDPMGLSSLLLFDPPEGTELVH; from the exons ATGTCTGATAAAGTGGAGAAGCCTGAGCCCTTCGGAAGGGGTCACAACAAGGGCGAGGATGACAAGAAATTTCAAGACCTCAAGCCCTCGCAGTTCGATAAATGCGTACGCGCGGCTCTGAACAGGTGGATCTTCTCCAGGGACTGCCTCAAGGACGAGACATTTCGGAACCCCTTACCTGGACCGCAGTTTGTCCCAGGAGTTTCAAGCCCTGAGTCTGGAGGGACGGAAGAATCACATGGA GTGAAATCTCTGGATGCCAACAGATATGCCACGAAGAAGACTATTGCCCAGGGGATGCTGGATATCGCACTGCTGACGGCTAATGCGTCACAGCTGAAGTACATCCTGCAG GTGGGAAAACAGCATGAATTTTACACCCTGATGTTGACCCTCATATGCATGTCAATAGGACTCCAG ATCCTGTCGGGCTTGTTGTCCCTGTCCTTGAACCTCATGCTGGACCGAAAGTTGGAGGACTCAAGGAATGGGTACGCTGTTGAGTGGATCGGCCGGTTGAGAGTTGCTCTAAGCTTCATTGTTTTCTTGGATAACATTCTGATAGCCGCATTCGATCCGATGGGTCTCTCATCGCTGTTGTTGTTCGACCCTCCCGAGGGCACCGAGTTGGTTCATTAA
- the LOC135167482 gene encoding uncharacterized protein LOC135167482 isoform X1 — translation MYKSKLDISEASETDAFFPQFTCVFSMFMIVPDFSIFRCVRGTMAERESVEALWAKIIATLQPIHGPTNCVMCKGKMKGKRSKSLSPEPSSSRDAKIPKLSDSSETNGEPEVEPISIMEFSDDVLLNIMTYLTPQELMSLSLCCKRLHSVCRDRTLWRTVDFRSSPMQIKDLKKYVKFLQPLTRSIAINGRTREWDEGSLEELKNDLLSSICETCISLKELIIEEYAIISTEIRVVDFPSTLETFSLKGSKVCNLMTNKSYFFRMDTHMPNLTCLILTDCQWVTGHSLLVISKIPKLKELRLNSCKRLGECVAYASLATRFGFKALEILDLRCTAFGDSEIRCFSSTKTLTHIYLEYSPEFSEMHEIREQRPRPLPQRHYEDNHVVQYIAAPEDDFYTWNDPSRCRISDGSICALGSYICDRGVLDNSIRDVIRVEPDIRVLNNPDLKTLVVRNYPLVTNQSLVHLAANAMSLQYLDVTGTGVTPDAVATFKTQKPDVTIISSFG, via the exons ATGTACAAGTCAAAATTAGATATTTCAGAAGCATCAGAAACTGACGCATTTTTCCCACAGTTCACTTGTGTCTTCTCCATGTTCATGATAGTGCcggatttttctatttttcggtGTGTGAGAGGTACAATGGCTGAGAGGGAGAGTGTGGAGGCCCTTTGGGCGAAGATCATAGCCACCCTGCAACCCATTCACGGTCCAACCAACTGTGTCat GTGCAAAGGGAAAATGAAGGGCAAGCGGAGCAAATCCCTGTCCCCAGAGCCATCGAGCAGTCGAGATGCGAAAATTCCAAAGCTCTCGGACTCCTCCGAGACGAATGGAGAACCGGAGGTCGAGCCGATCAGTATTATGGAGTTCTCCGACGATGTTTTGCTCAATATCATGACGTATCTCACTCCTCAGGAGCTAATGTCACTCAGTTT ATGCTGCAAAAGACTTCACAGTGTCTGTCGAGACCGAACCCTGTGGCGAACAGTTGACTTCCGGTCGAGCCCAATGCAAATAAAGGATCtgaaaaaatatgtgaaattCCTGCAGCCCCTGACGAGAAGTATAGCCATAAACGGAAGGACCCGAGAGTGGGATGAAGGCTCCCTGGAAGAGCTGAAGAACGACCTTCTCTCCTCCATCTGTGAGACCTGCATTAGCCTCAAGGAGCTCATAATCGAGGAGTATGCGATAATAAGCACTGAGATTCGTGTCGTCGATTTCCCCTCCACCCTCGAAACATTCTCCCTGAAGGGCAGCAAAGTCTGCAACCTGATGACGAACAAATCATATTTCTTCAGGATGGACACTCACATGCCCAATCTAACGTGCCTCATCCTCACCGACTGCCAGTGGGTAACTGGTCACTCTCTACTGGTTATTAGTAAAATTCCCAAATTAAAAGAGTTGAGGCTGAACTCGTGCAAACGATTGGGTGAGTGCGTGGCATATGCTAGTCTGGCGACGAGATTTGGATTCAAAGCGTTAGag ATTTTAGACTTGAGGTGTACTGCATTCGGTGACAGTGAGATCCGTTGTTTCAGCAGTACCAAGACTCTGACCCACATATACCTAGAATACTCCCCTGAATTCTCTGAAATGCATGAAATCAGGGAGCAGAGACCGCGTCCCCTTCCACAGAGGCATTACGAGGATAATCATGTGGTGCAATACATAGCGGCCCCTGAGGACGACTTCTACACGTGGAATGATCCGTCGCGTTGTCGAATCAGCGACGGATCGATTTGCGCCCTGGGAAGCTACATTTGTGATCGTGGAGTTCTGGACAACTCCATCAGAGACGTAATTCGGGTCGAGCCGGATATTCGAGTGCTGAATAATCCGGACTTGAAAACATTAGTTGTCAGGAACTATCCCCTCGTCACGAATCAAAGTCTGGTGCACTTGGCAGCGAACGCAATGAGCCTCCAATACCTCGACGTGACTGGCACGGGCGTAACCCCCGATGCTGTAGCCACATTTAAAACACAGAAACCTGACGTCACGATTATTTCGTCCTTCGGGTGA